One segment of Heterodontus francisci isolate sHetFra1 chromosome 28, sHetFra1.hap1, whole genome shotgun sequence DNA contains the following:
- the LOC137385167 gene encoding endogenous retrovirus group FC1 Env polyprotein-like → MLPSQEGIHVSPQRHLHNGNTNSPDSFCSRSNRTTHRPMPPRDSHTRRRIVARAISSDFCADWKDPITLGSSLGYGFLSALSLGGSAGVVAAKNRNYLICGLTILGNSTRRGLEAINRELSELRLYTQQTRYAIDYLLAQQGGVCMIVGDKCITNVRDESLNITEAINAIKDQLDDFRQGPKVGEDWLFGGGWGTWIMHSLVIVVVMLLFSAFQSIIKCLLTRYCGEMTTMTQLPVRYRPTASEPPRSTSATDEVEIREVTRLAGIDVEGLNDHDYFKPPTSPLRI, encoded by the coding sequence ATGTTACCGAGCCAAGAAGGGATTCATGTTTCTCCTCAACGGCACTTACACAACGGCAACACCAACTCTCCCGATTCGTTTTGCAGTCGGAGCAATAGGACCACTCACCGTCCCATGCCCCCAAGAGACTCTCACACTCGCAGGAGAATAGTGGCCCGGGCTATCAGTTCAGACTTCTGCGCCGATTGGAAGGATCCTATTACCCTGGGATCGTCACTGGGCTACGGATTCCTTAGTGCTCTCTCGCTGGGAGGATCGGCGGGGGTCGTAGCTGCTAAGAATAGGAATTATCTCATTTGCGGCCTAACTATCCTGGGAAATAGCACTAGAAGGGGTCTGGAAGCCATCAATCGAGAGCTATCCGAACTGCGACTATACACCCAACAGACCCGTTATGCTATAGACTACCTCCTGGCCCAGCAAGGGGGAGTGTGTATGATCGTGGGGGACAAATGTATTACCAATGTACGGGATGAATCGCTCAACATCACCGAGGCCATTAACGCCATTAAAGACCAGCTTGATGATTTCAGGCAGGGCCCTAAAGTAGGAGAGGATTGGCTGTTTGGCGGTGGCTGGGGAACCTGGATTATGCATTCTTTGGTAATAGTCGTGGTTATGCTCCTTTTTTCCGCCTTCCAAAGCATCATTAAGTGCCTCCTGACCCGATATTGTGGGGAAATGACTACCATGACCCAGCTCCCCGTACGTTATCGTCCCACCGCTTCGGAGCCTCCCAGAAGCACCTCTGCTACTGACGAGGTGGAAATCAGGGAGGTTACCCGACTGGCAGGTATTGATGTTGAAGGACTTAATGATCACGACTACTTTAAGCCCCCTACCTCTCCGCTCCGCATATGA